In Herbinix luporum, a single window of DNA contains:
- a CDS encoding tetratricopeptide repeat protein: protein MFCYVLNVNKKGLAAFIFSGFMFTLAAIFIYNAYVERKKCDKQTVMAQELLESGNYNEAIEAYQKAMSMKYGDEELLSVGLAEAYAGIHEYDKALEVLRSLYEDKKTTLVKEKIEDITARKSDYNFNQLISYGDTYFSNKEYNKAIDEYEKAKLIKSREDISYVKIVESYIAMEKYDLAKEEIQEGLALTESEKLKKMLNQVDKHLKELKYEEIINKASEYIYQENYDEALKRLSEAKSLIPEKDTAYKQMAEIYITKKEYDKAKKLLDSYLAKYKSKEAKDILKKVNDLIALKLKKEKMLNELYDALNEVNVEAIIKILKDDFFINNIAKETPVYYSPSGSVNLSMGQCLLITDRYNVYVGGFKDKKKDGVGIRFELIENKNKSGWRYYQGEWNLDMPNGMGKTVEEITISDKRGNKKKLTTKSSGMFIYGTEGEEIKKSYYLDGVEWKREKYTSEEEITKSFEYEYSYQYGHD, encoded by the coding sequence ATGTTTTGCTATGTATTAAATGTGAATAAAAAGGGCTTGGCGGCATTTATCTTTTCGGGATTTATGTTCACCTTAGCAGCTATATTTATATACAATGCTTATGTTGAAAGAAAAAAATGTGATAAACAAACAGTTATGGCCCAAGAATTATTGGAGTCCGGAAACTATAATGAGGCTATAGAAGCTTATCAAAAAGCAATGTCTATGAAATATGGTGATGAGGAATTATTGTCTGTTGGACTGGCAGAAGCTTATGCAGGGATTCACGAATATGATAAAGCCCTAGAAGTTTTAAGAAGCCTATATGAGGATAAAAAAACAACTTTAGTTAAGGAAAAAATAGAAGATATTACGGCCAGAAAATCAGATTATAATTTCAATCAACTGATTTCTTATGGTGATACCTATTTTTCTAACAAAGAATATAATAAGGCAATTGATGAATATGAAAAGGCAAAGCTGATTAAAAGCAGGGAGGATATTTCTTACGTAAAAATAGTTGAATCATATATAGCTATGGAAAAATACGATTTGGCCAAGGAAGAAATTCAAGAAGGCCTTGCCTTAACAGAGTCAGAAAAACTAAAAAAAATGTTGAATCAGGTCGATAAGCATCTAAAAGAGCTTAAGTATGAAGAAATCATTAATAAAGCATCGGAATACATATATCAGGAAAATTACGATGAAGCCTTAAAAAGACTTAGTGAAGCCAAGTCCCTTATACCGGAAAAGGATACGGCATATAAGCAAATGGCAGAGATTTATATTACGAAAAAGGAGTATGATAAAGCTAAAAAGCTTCTTGATAGTTATTTGGCCAAATATAAAAGTAAGGAAGCTAAGGATATACTAAAAAAAGTCAATGACTTAATTGCATTAAAGCTTAAAAAAGAAAAGATGCTAAATGAACTTTATGATGCTTTAAATGAAGTGAATGTAGAAGCCATAATCAAAATATTGAAAGACGACTTTTTCATTAATAATATAGCAAAAGAGACACCTGTTTACTATAGTCCATCCGGTAGTGTGAATTTATCTATGGGGCAGTGCTTGTTGATAACCGATAGATACAATGTCTATGTCGGTGGATTTAAAGATAAGAAAAAAGATGGTGTAGGAATACGATTTGAGCTAATAGAAAATAAAAACAAGTCTGGCTGGCGTTATTATCAGGGTGAATGGAATCTTGATATGCCCAATGGTATGGGAAAGACAGTGGAAGAGATTACTATTAGTGATAAGAGAGGTAACAAGAAAAAATTAACCACAAAATCTTCCGGTATGTTCATATATGGAACAGAAGGAGAGGAAATAAAAAAGTCATATTATTTAGATGGAGTGGAATGGAAAAGGGAAAAATATACAAGCGAAGAAGAGATAACAAAATCATTTGAGTACGAATATAGCTATCAATATGGACATGATTAA
- the rsmI gene encoding 16S rRNA (cytidine(1402)-2'-O)-methyltransferase, whose protein sequence is MGGILYLCATPIGNLEDITFRVIRTLKEVDLIAAEDTRHSRKLLNYYKIDTPMTSYHEHNKIDKARYLVDQLLSGKNIALITDAGTPAISDPGEELVKQAYDAGIQVTSLPGPCALITGLTLSGLSTRRFSFEAFLPHDKKERRMIIDELIKDTRTIILYEAPHRLQRTLKELYEALGNRNITIIRELTKVHETILRTSFIEAIEYYKSNDAKGEYVVIIEGKSFEELEAEKQVLWEEKTIPQHMRIYMDQGIEKKEAMKMVAKDRGISKRDVYKELVNEQF, encoded by the coding sequence ATGGGCGGAATATTATACTTGTGTGCTACTCCCATCGGTAATTTGGAAGACATTACATTTAGAGTTATAAGGACTTTGAAAGAGGTTGACTTGATTGCTGCGGAAGATACCAGACACAGCCGGAAACTTTTAAATTATTATAAAATAGATACTCCTATGACAAGCTATCATGAGCATAATAAAATAGATAAGGCAAGATATCTTGTAGACCAATTATTATCCGGCAAAAACATAGCACTGATAACTGACGCAGGAACTCCGGCTATATCCGATCCCGGTGAGGAATTAGTTAAACAAGCTTACGATGCCGGAATTCAGGTTACATCTTTACCGGGACCTTGTGCACTTATAACCGGACTGACCCTATCAGGTCTTTCTACCAGAAGATTTTCATTTGAAGCCTTTTTACCCCATGATAAGAAAGAAAGGCGTATGATTATAGATGAACTTATTAAGGATACAAGGACCATTATTTTATATGAGGCTCCCCATAGATTACAAAGGACATTAAAAGAACTATATGAGGCTTTAGGTAACCGTAATATTACTATTATCAGGGAATTAACAAAGGTACATGAGACTATTTTAAGGACAAGTTTTATAGAAGCCATAGAGTATTACAAAAGCAATGATGCTAAGGGAGAGTATGTAGTAATTATTGAGGGAAAGTCTTTTGAGGAACTTGAAGCGGAAAAACAAGTTCTATGGGAGGAGAAAACCATTCCCCAACATATGAGAATATATATGGATCAGGGAATAGAGAAAAAAGAAGCCATGAAAATGGTTGCTAAAGATAGAGGAATTAGTAAGCGGGATGTTTATAAGGAATTGGTAAATGAACAATTTTGA
- a CDS encoding tRNA1(Val) (adenine(37)-N6)-methyltransferase: MDNLNRLLKSGERLDELHRNNYKIIQNTGKFCFGMDAVLLTGFAKVLSEETVIDLGTGTGIIPILLEAKTKGLHFTGLEIQEESVDMARRSVILNRLEDKIDIVYGDIKEASRIFGTASFDVVTSNPPYMNHSHGIVNPNNAKAIARHEILCTLDDLIRETSRLLKPNGRFYMVHRPFRLVDIINTCCVYKLEAKRMRLVYPYIDREPNMVLMEFVKGGGRNLKVENPLIVYKEPGVYTDEILQIYGYDNQ; encoded by the coding sequence ATGGATAATTTAAATAGATTATTAAAAAGTGGAGAACGTCTAGATGAACTCCACAGAAATAATTATAAAATCATACAAAATACGGGGAAGTTTTGTTTTGGAATGGATGCGGTACTACTTACGGGCTTTGCCAAGGTATTGTCGGAAGAAACAGTAATTGATTTGGGAACAGGAACCGGTATTATACCAATTCTTTTGGAGGCCAAAACCAAGGGTCTTCACTTTACCGGTTTAGAAATACAAGAAGAAAGTGTGGATATGGCCAGGCGTAGCGTTATCCTAAACCGACTGGAAGATAAAATTGATATTGTGTATGGTGATATCAAGGAGGCCTCTAGGATATTTGGTACGGCTTCCTTTGATGTTGTAACTAGTAATCCTCCTTATATGAATCACAGCCATGGGATTGTAAATCCCAATAATGCAAAAGCCATAGCCAGACATGAAATACTTTGTACTTTAGATGATCTTATTCGAGAGACTTCTAGGCTTTTAAAACCAAATGGAAGATTTTATATGGTTCACAGGCCTTTTAGGTTAGTAGATATTATTAATACATGTTGTGTATATAAGTTAGAGGCTAAGAGGATGAGATTGGTATACCCTTATATTGATAGGGAGCCTAATATGGTTCTTATGGAATTTGTTAAAGGGGGAGGAAGAAATCTAAAAGTGGAAAATCCCTTAATAGTATATAAGGAGCCCGGTGTCTATACCGATGAAATTCTTCAAATATACGGTTATGATAATCAATAG
- a CDS encoding PSP1 domain-containing protein codes for MSNVIGVRFRKAGKIYYFDPAGFDIQAGDNVIVETARGVEYGKVVLGQREIEDDKIVQPLKPVIRPATPEDDEIEKRNKEKEKEAFQICLEKIKKHGLEMKLIDSEYTFDNNKVLFYFTADGRIDFRELVKDLASVFKTRIELRQIGVRDETKIVGGIGICGRNLCCNSHLSEFSPVSIKMAKEQNLSLNPTKISGVCGRLMCCLKNEQEAYEELNAKLPDVGDQVTTKDNLKGEVQSVSVLKQMVKVIVTLENDEKEVREYKVDDLIFKPKKKKDKINNIDDEELRELELLEKKEGKSLLDDE; via the coding sequence ATGTCTAATGTTATAGGAGTTAGGTTTAGGAAAGCAGGTAAAATATATTATTTTGACCCGGCAGGTTTTGATATACAAGCAGGAGACAATGTTATCGTAGAAACAGCCAGAGGCGTGGAATACGGAAAGGTTGTTTTAGGGCAAAGAGAAATAGAAGATGATAAAATAGTTCAACCCTTAAAGCCGGTAATCCGCCCGGCAACCCCAGAGGATGACGAGATAGAAAAAAGGAATAAGGAGAAGGAAAAAGAAGCATTCCAAATCTGTCTTGAAAAAATAAAAAAACATGGTTTAGAGATGAAGTTAATTGATTCAGAGTATACATTTGATAATAATAAAGTATTATTTTATTTCACGGCAGACGGAAGAATCGATTTTAGGGAATTAGTCAAGGATTTGGCTTCAGTATTTAAAACAAGAATAGAACTTAGGCAAATCGGTGTAAGAGATGAGACTAAAATTGTGGGGGGAATAGGTATCTGCGGAAGAAACCTTTGTTGTAATTCCCATTTGTCTGAATTTTCACCGGTGTCTATTAAAATGGCAAAAGAACAGAATCTATCTCTTAATCCTACTAAAATATCAGGGGTATGTGGCAGATTAATGTGTTGCTTAAAAAATGAGCAAGAAGCCTATGAGGAGCTTAATGCAAAACTTCCGGATGTGGGAGATCAAGTTACTACTAAGGATAATCTTAAGGGTGAGGTTCAGAGTGTCAGTGTACTAAAACAGATGGTTAAGGTTATAGTAACACTGGAAAATGATGAAAAAGAAGTCCGTGAATATAAGGTTGATGATTTAATATTTAAACCGAAGAAGAAAAAAGATAAGATAAATAATATCGATGACGAAGAATTAAGAGAACTTGAACTTTTGGAGAAAAAAGAGGGTAAATCACTTCTTGATGATGAGTAA
- the holB gene encoding DNA polymerase III subunit delta': protein MYDFSQIIGHASIINHLQNAILSGKVSHAYIFHGEEGMGKKTLATAFAKTLQCIEGNINSCNKCKSCIQTDSGNNPDILWITHEKSSIGVDDIRRQINGDIQVKPYQSPYKIYIIDSADKMTENAQNALLKTIEEPPEYAVIILLASNIHHLLPTILSRCVLLNLKPVNKQLIKEFLMDKCKIPDYKAEISANFSGGNVGKAIKYGSSEEFENRKEDVFHILRYIDDMEIHEIISGIKSISENKSSIDEYIDIMTLWFRDVLMLKATSDPNLLLFKEEYQTIRKQANIRSYDQIENIINSMEEAKIKLRANVNFDITIELMLLNIKENYNV, encoded by the coding sequence ATGTATGATTTTTCCCAAATCATAGGGCATGCCAGTATAATTAATCATTTGCAAAACGCTATTTTATCAGGTAAGGTTTCCCACGCTTATATTTTTCATGGAGAAGAAGGTATGGGTAAGAAAACCCTTGCCACAGCTTTTGCAAAAACTCTGCAATGTATAGAGGGAAATATCAATTCCTGTAACAAGTGTAAGTCTTGTATACAAACGGATAGTGGGAATAATCCCGATATTTTGTGGATAACCCATGAGAAATCCAGCATAGGTGTGGATGATATCCGTAGACAAATCAATGGGGATATTCAGGTAAAACCATATCAAAGTCCTTATAAGATATATATAATTGATTCTGCAGATAAAATGACTGAAAATGCTCAAAATGCATTATTAAAGACTATTGAAGAACCTCCGGAGTATGCAGTTATTATACTACTGGCCAGCAATATACATCATCTTTTACCCACCATTTTATCACGATGTGTTTTATTAAATTTAAAGCCGGTTAATAAGCAATTAATTAAGGAATTTTTAATGGATAAGTGTAAGATACCGGATTATAAAGCAGAAATTTCAGCTAATTTTTCAGGAGGAAATGTTGGAAAGGCCATAAAATACGGATCCTCTGAAGAGTTTGAGAATAGAAAAGAAGATGTTTTTCATATTTTAAGATATATAGACGATATGGAGATTCACGAAATCATATCCGGAATAAAAAGCATCTCAGAAAACAAGTCATCTATTGATGAATATATCGATATTATGACCCTATGGTTTAGAGATGTTCTTATGCTAAAGGCAACTAGTGATCCTAATCTTTTATTATTTAAAGAGGAATATCAGACCATTAGAAAACAGGCAAATATCAGAAGCTATGATCAAATTGAAAATATTATAAATTCCATGGAAGAGGCAAAAATTAAATTAAGAGCAAATGTTAATTTTGACATAACTATAGAACTGATGTTACTCAACATAAAGGAGAATTATAATGTCTAA
- a CDS encoding YaaR family protein: MDIKVNQLQQVNQAINKPPLSQSDGSFKFTLISHIEDQNLQARLNFMLEEISAQGKKLGKHMDVRDMKHYRALIRDFMNEIVSRSHKFTRENFLDRKGRHRVYTMIKLVNKELDELAMELIKDEKDHIVILNKIDEIRGLLIDIIT, from the coding sequence ATGGATATTAAGGTAAATCAATTACAACAGGTGAATCAAGCTATTAACAAGCCTCCACTTTCCCAGTCGGATGGTTCTTTTAAATTCACCTTAATCTCCCATATTGAGGATCAAAATCTCCAAGCCAGATTAAATTTTATGCTGGAAGAAATATCGGCACAAGGCAAAAAATTAGGCAAGCATATGGATGTACGAGATATGAAGCATTATAGAGCCTTAATAAGAGATTTTATGAATGAAATTGTAAGTAGATCCCATAAGTTTACCCGTGAAAATTTTCTTGACAGAAAAGGTAGACATAGGGTTTACACTATGATCAAATTGGTTAACAAAGAACTGGACGAGCTTGCAATGGAGCTGATTAAAGATGAAAAGGATCATATTGTAATTTTAAATAAGATTGATGAAATCAGAGGACTTTTAATAGATATAATAACCTAA
- a CDS encoding nucleoside/nucleotide kinase family protein, whose translation MSKIYIIMGKSASGKDTIYKKLLEHKQLNLKTVVTYTTRPIRVSETDGIEYFFVDEAKLNELKKQNKVIEHRTYNTVHGPWHYFTVYDGQIDIEKYDYLMLGTLDSYGQIRDYFGHDKVIPIYIEVDDGIRLMRAVSREMKQDCPSYAELCRRFLADNEDFSEENIAKYGIRKKYQNIDIDKCIQEIINDIKNYKN comes from the coding sequence ATGTCTAAAATATATATTATCATGGGAAAAAGCGCATCAGGCAAGGATACTATATATAAAAAGCTCTTAGAGCATAAGCAGTTAAATTTAAAAACTGTGGTTACCTATACCACAAGGCCAATCAGAGTATCTGAAACAGACGGAATAGAATATTTCTTTGTTGATGAAGCAAAACTTAATGAACTTAAAAAACAAAACAAGGTTATAGAACATAGAACATATAATACTGTTCATGGTCCCTGGCATTATTTTACGGTATACGATGGCCAAATTGATATAGAAAAGTATGATTATCTTATGTTGGGAACCTTGGACAGTTACGGACAAATCAGAGACTATTTTGGCCATGATAAGGTTATACCTATTTATATAGAAGTAGATGACGGTATACGGCTTATGAGGGCTGTAAGTAGAGAAATGAAACAGGATTGCCCAAGCTATGCAGAATTATGTAGAAGATTTCTGGCAGATAATGAGGATTTTTCAGAAGAAAACATAGCAAAGTATGGGATAAGAAAAAAATATCAGAATATAGATATTGATAAATGTATTCAGGAAATTATAAATGACATAAAAAATTACAAGAATTAG
- a CDS encoding substrate-binding and GGDEF domain-containing protein: protein MFFNGRKTIGVFISQVNGEFQEGLCRGISIRAQALNYNVAFFTNFGGYGEHKYDQGERKIADLPHYEDLDGIIIVPDTMHVYGLEEKIRDNIRTRSNCPVVSIRRKIDEYYNVLVDDDNILEEIIRHFIEEHGFTKLNFLAGARDNPESEKRLNCYKRILSEYKIPIEEERIYYGDFWKKKGEYAVEKWLSSSLPLPQAIICANDFMAITVASALEERGITIPKDMAISGCDDVDDAAEYSPSLTTVQIPIVQMGMEAVDKINRINRGEEEKKNTYVKTKTIIRESCGCKNNSKNEKRELNKRYFHKTETLLREVSRNAYMSADLAGITKLDEVNERLFYYVYENTGFTDFYMCLYTDWQNIGEEGKLSYSPDDEMIMEVGIKNRKGYGKIRFPRRNLIPPQFVDDKPLIYYFAILHHQSIDFGYIAIAFEKIQTYMNTFQAWMINVSNALENVRIHNELNRLIFKLEDMYLRDELTGLYNRRGLENLGDNYLKQAVEKNVKLMILTADLDKLKMINDNYGHAGGDIALKAVADAMLWASDDDEICVRFGGDEFVVIGIGYDEKKANRFIKRFNKRLENFNKRKNNKFNVNVSYGWSLIAPNENTTVEECLVEADKKMYQQKNEKKSLRKKANNDIN, encoded by the coding sequence GTGTTTTTCAACGGAAGAAAAACAATAGGCGTTTTTATTTCACAAGTTAATGGGGAATTTCAAGAGGGCCTGTGTAGGGGGATATCAATCCGTGCTCAGGCACTAAATTATAATGTTGCTTTTTTTACCAATTTTGGAGGTTATGGTGAACATAAGTATGATCAAGGAGAACGAAAAATAGCGGATTTACCCCATTATGAGGATTTGGATGGTATAATAATAGTTCCTGATACTATGCATGTATATGGCTTAGAGGAGAAAATTAGAGATAATATCAGAACAAGAAGTAATTGCCCTGTAGTTAGTATAAGAAGAAAAATTGACGAGTATTATAATGTTTTGGTTGACGATGATAATATATTAGAGGAAATTATAAGACATTTTATAGAAGAACATGGATTTACAAAACTTAATTTTTTAGCAGGGGCCAGAGATAATCCCGAGTCGGAAAAAAGATTAAATTGTTATAAAAGGATATTATCAGAATATAAAATACCTATAGAGGAAGAAAGAATTTATTATGGTGACTTTTGGAAGAAAAAAGGTGAATATGCAGTTGAAAAATGGTTAAGTTCTTCTCTTCCTTTACCACAGGCAATTATTTGTGCCAATGATTTTATGGCAATCACTGTAGCAAGTGCATTAGAAGAAAGAGGAATTACCATTCCAAAAGATATGGCTATATCAGGCTGTGATGATGTGGACGATGCTGCTGAATATAGTCCCTCTCTGACTACAGTTCAAATTCCTATTGTCCAGATGGGGATGGAGGCTGTTGATAAAATTAATCGTATCAACAGAGGGGAAGAAGAAAAGAAAAACACCTATGTAAAGACAAAAACCATTATTAGGGAATCTTGCGGTTGTAAAAATAATAGTAAAAATGAAAAAAGAGAACTGAATAAGCGTTACTTTCACAAAACGGAAACTTTACTTCGAGAAGTGTCTAGAAATGCCTATATGTCAGCAGACCTGGCTGGCATAACAAAATTAGATGAAGTAAATGAAAGGTTATTTTATTATGTATACGAGAACACAGGTTTTACTGATTTTTATATGTGTTTGTATACAGACTGGCAAAACATTGGTGAAGAAGGAAAACTTAGCTATAGTCCTGATGATGAAATGATTATGGAGGTGGGTATAAAAAATCGCAAAGGTTATGGAAAAATACGCTTTCCAAGAAGAAACCTGATTCCACCCCAATTTGTTGACGATAAGCCATTAATATATTATTTTGCTATTTTACATCATCAATCAATAGACTTTGGCTATATAGCAATTGCCTTTGAAAAGATACAAACTTATATGAACACATTTCAAGCATGGATGATTAATGTCAGCAATGCTTTAGAAAATGTTAGAATACATAATGAATTAAATCGGCTTATTTTTAAATTGGAGGATATGTATCTTAGGGATGAATTAACCGGTCTTTATAACAGAAGGGGCCTTGAGAATCTGGGAGATAATTATTTAAAACAGGCCGTAGAAAAAAATGTTAAACTAATGATTCTAACTGCTGATTTAGACAAACTGAAGATGATTAATGATAATTATGGCCATGCAGGAGGAGATATAGCCTTAAAGGCTGTTGCTGATGCTATGTTGTGGGCATCAGATGATGATGAGATTTGTGTACGTTTTGGTGGAGATGAATTTGTAGTTATCGGTATAGGATATGATGAAAAAAAGGCAAATCGTTTTATAAAAAGGTTTAATAAAAGATTAGAAAATTTTAATAAAAGAAAAAATAATAAATTTAATGTAAATGTAAGCTATGGATGGAGTCTGATAGCTCCCAATGAAAATACAACTGTTGAGGAATGCCTGGTTGAAGCAGACAAAAAAATGTATCAACAGAAGAATGAAAAGAAATCCTTACGGAAAAAGGCAAATAATGACATTAACTAA